A segment of the Bufo bufo chromosome 5, aBufBuf1.1, whole genome shotgun sequence genome:
AATTGTCCGATGTACATGACAGATGCAGTAATTGGGATTTTAAgatatgttaaagaggacctttcaccaggatacatgtattgaaatagttatattaccttacagtgcggtccccagtgatgtctttccgcttcttttttttttcaaaggaccCCCTctttcgtccgctgtggtccccgttTGTTTTGGCGCGACTCGGTTCAACTAGGCGGGGACTTGAATTTGTCCTGGgtgcggttatcttctccctggctgcgagcgcatccaatcacagcgccccgctcttagccagagagaaggagctcaagttctcgcgagaatcGCAGCTCCTtctctcgcgagaacttgagctccttctccctggctaagagcggggcgctgtgattggatgcgctcacagccagggagaagataaccacgcccaggaCAAATTCAAGTCCTCGCCTAGTTGAACCgaatcgcctcattagcatatgaggcgtcAAAACAAACGGGGACCACAGCGGAAGAAAGGGGgggtcctttaaaaaaaaaaacggaaagacatcactgggggccgcactgtaaggtaatataactattttgaaacatgtatcctggtgaaaggtcctctttaaagctggACACCATATTAGTGGATAGTTGACCGTTCCTTTAGTCAATAATCCCACTGAAATTTGATACATAGACAAGTGAGCTGGCAAAAACAGGAACAGAGCAAGATTGTACTTGGCCATGCTAGAGCAAAAATCCATGGATGGTTCCATTTCTATTTTCACCCTCAAAAAATAGAGCGCCAAGTCCAGTAACAGACAGCAGTGGTCAACAAATGACCTCACAGATCCATTATACCTGATCTTCTTTTCTAGATATATCTTATCCATTGGATTTAGGAATAATTTAGATGACAATATATCAAACTTTCATCTGACTGAATTGATTATTTTGGCCCACTAAACTGCAATGTCTATTTCCAGCTTTATTCACAAGTGCACTTTATTGTGGTCAGGGAGGGATAAAGTTTGGTCTGGCTAATATTTTGCGGCTcatcattaacctaagtctgatgcaaacttaaagggattttctgggattttaatattgatagcccattctcaggataggtcatcaatattacatcAGCGGGGCTCTGACTCGCTTCACCTCCGTCAATCAGCTGtataaagaggctgcggcgctctgtGAGCACTTAGGTCtctttctaggccatgtgacgtcacattcattggtcgcgTGGTCTAGGtatagctcagtcccattcaagtgaataggctgATCTGCAATAGCAAGCACAACTGCTATCCAGTAGACTGCACTGTGCTcagtaagctgcaagaaggcctaGGCGCTCACCTAAGCTCCGGTGAGCACTGTGGCTtcctcaaacagttgattggtggggtGTCGGAAGTCGGACCTTTAAAGGAAGAAAAATGTATACTGTGTTATGCTTAGTGTCGGGTCTGAGGTGAAAGGCATGACTCAGAGACTCCtaggacacacaaaaaaaagaagTCATAAAAGTCATGCTCaattccctcaggccttaatcagtttttcctaGGGTGTTCCTTTCACTgagttttttttccctgtatatCCATTCATAAATTAAACTTAATCCCAAGTCAATTTACTAAACAGTCTGAAGTAAAGTAGGAGCAGCAATATAGCAGATAAATACATTCTAGATGAAGTGGTTCATACCAGTATGGAGAAGGCAGGATTGAAAGTTCAGTAGTTTAGACACAAAGCTATTGATTTACTAAGTCTCCAAACTTGGCAGATCTTTTCATACCCTGTCTTCACTTTTGGTATGTGAACACAGATTGTCTAAGCCAGGAAAAGTGATGCCTTTAATATACAGCCCCATTACTCCTGTAGTCTCACTACTAGTGATCCAATTGATTTAAATAAATATTTACAGGTCAATTGTAACAAAGGGAGCGAAGAGGACAAACAATCCAACCCCATCGGCTTAACCCGGTTGGCCTCAGTAGAGATTTAGCTAGACATAGCAGGCATGAAGTGCTGCTGTTTGTACTTGTCCACTATAGGAGACCATACCAGGTTCAAAACAAAAAAGGGCCCTCATGTATGAAAAGTTACTGAAACCTAGAAATACATGTGCAGAAAAGTTCCATGGGTGGTCATAACCCATGTGTAGCAAATCATGACCTAGAGGACTAGATCATGAGTATTTTATTCAAAATGGATGCAATGAAAGAGCTGAGCTCAGCTGAAGTGCTAAGGATTGACTACTTCCATGAAGCCATGGCAGGAACCATCTATCCAACCATGATAATGGgggtcctttaaaggggttttcctaattTTCAACTTGTTAGGCTGCAAACTTGAATACAATCTCTTGAATTAGTATTCAGAACACACAGCTTTTGATACTAAGTAACAAATGGAAAGTATATGAAGTTGAGCCGTCATCTTCTCCATGCTCAGGTTGATGCACCTGCTTCACTGTAGCAGAACATGCTGACCACTGTAGGGTCCATAGCTGTGGATAAACCACATGTTACTTTGTTACTACTCTGGAAAGAAATGTTCTACGGTATTTACAGCTAGTTTAATCTATATGATACATTGCTTTGTTTGAAGATTTTTTTAGACTAGAATTTAGGATCCACCTAAGTGGTAATTATGATCTTGTCTATGCTCGAGGCTATTTCAGACTTATAATCTTACAGGTATGTTGGGGAAGCTAAAGACTTGTTTATCCATAAGAAAATTATTTTGGTTTATCTTCTACCTTCTGCCATTGTTCTCTCGCAGCCTCATTTCTATATTGCATCTCTTTCTTCTTGCTTTGTTTTGGTGACAGGCTGCAGTCCTACCataatatatatgtttaaagggaaccaaTCACATTGTAAATGTAGCCTAATCTGCAGACACCaggttgtagagcaggaggagctgagcagactgatatatagtttattggaaaagattctgtactatttgtattaaattaaatctctgctctttctatacTTAGAGGAGACCAGTGGGTGGTCTAatgagtgattgacagccttctctttatactgaatcttttttcacaagactatatatcaatctgctcacacACTAGCAATTTCCGGGtccccttgcatcatgtgttGACCATTTGTCATAAAGCAAGGGGGACTggacaccgctgcagccagtgattggctgcagcaatgtcAAACTGGTTGTTGACATCAATGGAGCCCAGCAGAGCatcccaggcctggaggagaagtaGTGGACAGCCAGCACTGGaaagcaggtaagtcatcttccctttgcaggtccaaTAGAATggggggtcccccccccccattgccctCCTCCCCCATTCTCGCACAACCCCTTGAAAGGGGATGTTCGGAAACGGCATCACTCTTGTTCATGGACTATAACTGGTCttgcagctcagcttcattcATTTGACACAGCCCACAGACAAAAACTGCACAGtatcttgaaaaaattggagaaacTTTTATGTGGTTTGGTTGTCTGATTATGATGACGTTGGCATTTAAAATGTGTTATATACACAACTGCAGCAAACTGTAACTTGAATTTCAATGAATTTTGTTgttttaaagagcacctgtcagcatgatcaaccctaatgtattgtgattgtccatattgcctcctctgctggctggattcattttccatcgcattatacactgcatgtttccatggttatgaccaccctggaatccagcagtagtggccgtgcttgaacacgataggaaaaagcaccagcctatgcgcACTACCCCACTAtccgccaccagagaggctggcaatttttcctatagtgtgcaagcacgaccaccgctgacggattgcagggtggtcataaccatggaaacgggcagtgtataatgctctggaaaaatgaatccagccagggaAGGAAGCAATTTggaaaataacaatacattagtaagtgacttgtattaactttgtctagatgataaatgccacttgctgaagtgacacaacccctttaatggtggcacaacccctttaagtgtcaatTCAAAGTATGCTGCAACAGTGTATTTCCCTTGTTAAGTgtcaaattaaagggaacctgtcaccatgaaaatgcagtgcaatctacaggcagcatgttatagagcaggaggagctgagcagattaatatatcgttttgtgggaaaagattctgtataacttgtatttccTTTGTTTAAATTTCTGCTCCTTCTggtctttgaagtccaggagacggtcctatccgtgactgacagccttccatcTATGAGAAGACGGTCCTAtccgtgactgacagccttccatctatgagaagacggtcctatcagtgactgacagccttccatctatgagaagacggtcctatcagtgactgacagccttccatctatgagaagacggtcctatcagtgactgacagccttccatcTATGAGAAGACGGTCCTAtccgtgactgacagccttccatctatgagaagacggtcctatcagtgactgacagccttccatctatgagaagacggtcctatcagtgactgacagccttccatctatgagaagacggtcctatcagtgactgacagccttccctctatgactgtgtatacagagagagctgtcaatcacagaCAGGAACAAATCCTGGACTTCAAAGACCAGAAtgtgcaggaatttaaatgactgGAATACATATTTTACTGAATaagttcccataaaactatacatcaatctgctcagctcctcctgctctataacatacaccATGTTCAgcatgacaggttccctataaagaggctctgtcacctgaTTCATGTATACCCTACTATTTATAAAAGTGGATTCTACAGTCTAAGCGGACCTCAAATAAGGGAAGTAAGGGTATGGATTTTATCAGCGTTTTGAGCCCTACCTGCCTATATATCTAGTAGGGTATACATAAATCAGAAGGCAAAGCCTCTTTAAAGACTGCTAGTGAAAAATAGTTATCTAGAAGAGTGGTCCTCGCAAAATAATGCGCTGGCATCCATATATCTATATTCAGTAATCTCAGGTTATGAATGATGTTTCACTATGAGAGACATTGAACACACTGCTATGGATTTCATCATGTGAAACGAAAATGTACAAAACGCTTCGCTTTAGTTACGTACGATCAAGATGTTTCTGGAAAGCTCAATTTACAAATATTGAATTCTCATTCTAAATCTTAGGGAATTCATCTACAATCAATGTTATAAGAATGCTTTACCCTTCCTGTATCTGGGCACGGGGATGACTATAGGGGATACAGATGTTACAGACGCACCCCAAGACCCAGATGAGCCCCAAAAGGTCTAATTTTCCATACAATTATTGTCAAACGGATAAGACAAGTCAATAAAGTATGGATTACATGATTCTACGAATTATTATATGATTTGAATATTTTCAATGTGTCTCACAGTAAAATTTCATTTTAGAATTCTAAAACAACCATCACAACTAGACAATAATACCATTTGCCCCATATAACTCCAGATCTTTTAGTTCCATATGTGCAACAAGTATCATTTACAGCCAAAAAGTTACAAAATTCATTGCCTCTATGGCCAATTTGAAGGGGCTGTCCACTTTGTACAAGCACTTTATATTAGATAAAACTCTCAGTGTTGAGCTGCTCACCCAGTGATCAGCCGTCCCTCCCAGCGAGTCTTCAAgtcccctgcagcgccaccgcaGGTTGAATGAAGCATTACATAGAAAGCATTGCAATGTGATGTGATACATGAATGGGCCAGGTTCTCCAAAATAGCTGTATCTTCATTTTGGCTAATGGACAAAAATGGGGTTTCTGAAGCAgacaataagtaaaaaaaaaaaactgtacctaTCATTGTAGTAAAAGTAACACAACATGGGCTTTGTGTACCATCTGCATCCACAATGTCCTGTCGATGAAGCACAgaccagtgtccatgttgtgtccTGTGCATATAATGAAGAGCTGCACTAATCCGGTCTCATAGGTTTTGCATTTAGCATGGATCCTCACTGTATGACTGCTATTATAGAGACAGATGCATGGCATACAACATGGACACTGGCCAGTGCATTGCAATATAGCATAACTAAAGCATGAAGGTATTCTTCTTTCCTCTATCctattggctactttcacactagcgtttaagttttctggtattgagttccgtcataggggctcaataccggaaaaaaaaactgttcagttttgtccccatccattgtcaatggggacaaaactgaactgaacagaatgcaccaacatgcattccattccgtttagttgagttcccataccggagagcaaaccgcaacatgttgtagtttgctttccgtcctgggatgcggagcaaaacggatccagcatgacccccaatgcaagtcaatggggacggatctgttttctctgacacaacctgccacaatagaaaactgatccgtcctccattgactttcaatggagttcatgctgGACCCGTCctagcaatgttaaagataatacaaccgcagagcaaaaacgctagtgtgaaagtagccttactttctaCTAGTCATGCTAGGTATATTCAGGCCAGGACTCTATAATACTTGATTATTCCACCGATGCCATCATATTAAATCACAGTGCAATATCTCATGAAATATATTGCATGAAAGTGATATTGAGCCAATTGATTGTGAAATTCAGGAATTCAACCAGAATTtgcacaaaaataataattgagatCAATAGaattagaatttttggtgatttatgTCGTGAGAATCAATAAAGggagaggagaaagagctacagaGAAACGTGACATCTCTCCAGGCAATCAGGGAGGTTCAAGTTGAATTTACTCGGACCCAAATCGAATTTTAAGAAATTGACTCATCTCTACTGATACAATTGCATGCAATCTTTCCCCATAAGGCTCTAGTACAGTTTCATGCAATATTATGAAATTGCGATTTTATCGCCATGTGATTTCAATATTTCTACCTTcggaaaaaaaaaagccccttcccTAAGAGATGACATCACAAGATAATGCATGAGATAGTTTGCAGTGAAAATGATGGGTCGTTTTATGTATCTAATATCACTAAACTAGAACTGCACAGTCATTGCAAGCCAATGAATGTAAAGCCTATCACAGAGGAAGAGCTCATGAAATCTGTTCCCTCAGCTTTATATTCCACTTTGGCTATTTCATTGGCCACCTTCCTTCCTGGCTCATTCTCTTCACCTCtccctttctttgttttttttttttttttttttcctttaggtgtttttATTGTGCAATGTTATTGGAGCAATTCAGATCCTTAGATAGCTCTAGGTGATAAGACAGGTAgttaaaattaaagaaaaaaaaaactttatgggTCCCCTACTTCTATTACTCTTCGCATGCCAGCCCATGAAAAGAACAGACTATTGCTTTCCTGTAATCTTAAATGGACTCAGTTTGAACAGGTGCCTGTCACAGCAACTTGTGTACACTCCAAAAATCAACAGCAACATAATCCTCTGCTATCCAGACGTGACTCCCCCTCCACTGGGTCTGGATGGCCCTAGTTCCATCAGATTTGAAGAAgaagggagggggaagggggttaACAAAGTGCCACCATAATACAcccttcctccacctcctcctcttgtgcAGTCCTCATGACCAGGTCTGGAACATTGTACTTACATAAATCTGAATATGAGCTCTAAACCAGACAAATTATACTTATGTGCACTGGCCAAATTCTCTTCTGTCTGATGCTGCCAAGATGCCTCCTCTGTCCAAACCATTCAATTGTTGAGTGTCAGCTTATATGGCAATCTTTTCATTGGAACTCTAAAGATATGACCTACCATAAGAcaaatgtagtttttattggttaaCCCAGTTGGCACATTGGTTTGACTTTGCTTATAACTTGTCCACACAAAGTCACCACTGATCTGTGCCAGGTTGGCATGTTGCAAGAATAAAGGGTGCACCAGACACTTGAAACCACAATCCCTTCACTTATGGAAGTTGTATAGAAAGACCTCcttcctgggccagccctttcttGTCCATCAGTTGTCTTTATCTCCCTTCATATCAGCTATGATGATGCTGAGAACATCCAAAGCAACTGCTACCTGCAGCCACAAGACTCTACAACCATGTCTTCATACTGTTTGTATACCACATTATTACCTGCATCAATgtacaaaatactgataggagtCAATTTTGTAGGGACACAACAGCTTGGTGGAGTAGACCCTGGATCCATAGAGTTCATCAAGGTCTGGATAATGGCATGATTGGTTGGCTCTAGATGAGACCTCAGAGGAAAGTCACATACTCCCTCACAATGATAGGCTTCATATTCTAAGGGAGCAATGATCCAGTCATCCCATCCTAGCTCCTTAAAGTTTACATGAAGTGGCTTTTTGCTGCACCTTAGACGTGATTTCCTTCCATGCCTTTTGCCATGCCGACTATTAAATGTTGTCCTTCTCTTTCTCTTAGTTTTAAATTGAGACCTGGCTTCTTTCTCCAACCCTTTAGCTGAGTGAACCTGTTCCTTCAACTCATTGTAGAGGTTCTTCCTCTTGGATATAGTAAAAGCCACTAGTAGAGCCTTCTCCTGTTGAGATTTGGGTTTCCTGGACAATCCTAGACTTCTTAGACTCACTTCCAAACCAGAGGTGGCTGAGGTGGCTCTTAACTCCAAGCAAACTTGCTTTCTTGGCTTACTGCCACTGTTCAGGCTTCTCCATACATCAAAAACCTCCCATCCTAGCACTGTAGTGTCCCTCAGATCCAGAGTCCTGGAATCCAGTAGGGTTTGGGATGGACAGGATAATACCTGCAGGTGGTATAGCCCTGAAGGGGCTTTCAATAACTCCATAGGAGAATTCCTAAAGATCCTTAGCTCAGCTCCCACCAGCTCTTCTTTGTCAGACAGGGTGGACACATCAAACAAATACCTCTGTCTTCTAGAAGGAGAGTGAGCCAGATCGTCTGCAAGATAAAAGAAAAATTGCTGTCAATTTCACTTATATTCTAGCAGACTGAAAAATATCCTGTCTACCTGATGGGAAGGGAAACTGGAGATACATGGATCAGACAATCATGTCATTTTGTTCCAATAAATAAGCAAATAAATGaattaaaaatacaaattttaATTTAGAATCAGCTCAAACGTTTGCCAATGGGGGCCAAAAATGCACACAAAACAAACAGCCTTAAATGaaatttccctattgacttctgcTTTTTTACCTCAACTCAAAACACTTTATACTGGTAGTTGTAGTGCAGCAGCCTGCTTGTGACTATTAAAGGCAGACATTGCTTGCCCTCAGTACACACCATTTCACCTTAATTTTCTTTGTCAACCTCTGAGAACACATTCCCTTTGTGCCATTAAATATTTAGGGAACATAAAATGGACCCTGCAGTGTGGACAGAGTGCAGCTCAGCTCTGAGAAGAGCACAAAAGCCCACACTATTCCCAATGGGAAAGGGGGGGGCATGGAGGGGGTTCTGTagagaggttggggggggggggggggggagtctcccAACAGTGAGATGTTTACATCCCAGAATATACAAATAACAGCATGCtgtaacatatacagtataacctgCAGAATTGTATTCCACAGAACCCAAGTCTATGGAAGAAGAGACATCAAACACAGAGCACAATTCATCTTCCAAGAATGTGACTGAGTCTACGGGAGGTCAACTAAGATTAAGGAATGCGCAGAGGAAAATTGAGATTTAACCATTcctgtagtagcagcagcagcagcagcagcaggttaaGAGAAGCTTGTAAGGAAGTATCAGTGAAGGATTTTTAGAAGACAAAATGGGGGAGACACAGTAGACTGCAGGCTAATATGTGACAAATGACAAACATATATATTGTATAGGATTACTCTGATATGGCTAATGaaatagttttttattattattattaagttattttttacaataatcacAGGTTAATAATGAGCAATGTTGTTATAATAATGACACTGACTATTATTATGATTATTGCTGTTGTTGCCATTAATAAGGAACTATTATTATAATACTtgcaagtattattattattataatacttGAGGGTAAAATAGTAATAGTACCTCCAAATCTGCataacaataacaataataataatagtattaataatactaataatagctTTTTATTATCTAATTATTATGTTGATTtggtggtaaaataaaaatattacctCTAAATCAGCATAAATAATAACTAATATTAATACTACTGTGACCAATATTACAAATAATACAAttcatagtaataataataataataataataataatagctttTTATTATCTAATTATTATGTTGATTTGGTGGTAAAATAATTATAGTACCTCTAAATCAGCATAA
Coding sequences within it:
- the GDF6 gene encoding growth/differentiation factor 6; this translates as MDSHRSSLPAALLLCFVLWEIPCAQQASIPANQQDRVLRRQHREGRASSAAPREQPLAVPVVPHEYMLSIYKTFSTAEKLGINASFFQSSKSANTITGFVDRYWDDLAHSPSRRQRYLFDVSTLSDKEELVGAELRIFRNSPMELLKAPSGLYHLQVLSCPSQTLLDSRTLDLRDTTVLGWEVFDVWRSLNSGSKPRKQVCLELRATSATSGLEVSLRSLGLSRKPKSQQEKALLVAFTISKRKNLYNELKEQVHSAKGLEKEARSQFKTKRKRRTTFNSRHGKRHGRKSRLRCSKKPLHVNFKELGWDDWIIAPLEYEAYHCEGVCDFPLRSHLEPTNHAIIQTLMNSMDPGSTPPSCCVPTKLTPISILYIDAGNNVVYKQYEDMVVESCGCR